In Puntigrus tetrazona isolate hp1 unplaced genomic scaffold, ASM1883169v1 S000001111, whole genome shotgun sequence, a single genomic region encodes these proteins:
- the LOC122340953 gene encoding proteinase-activated receptor 1-like translates to MSDEFGSGLPVQCFNTCSYSTYVILYAKEKFFAKISTNASMDVEEYNETAYVLNTFGISDEAVVFLKGPLVTHLMPSFYIFIILISLPMNALALVAFTCRIREKKPAVIYMSHLACVDLLFTLLLPLKIHYQLNSSDWVFGEALCRVISAAYYCYMYCSILLMMCMSVDRLLAVVFPIASLTWRSTRKASCVCVLVWLLALAGTVPLLLVRQTLNTENVGITCHDVLYHTQLYVYLFSILSCLCFFLPLVVTIVSYSTIIYVLSVKSDHFATSPSSSDKRRKAVILTIAVLIVFVMCFAPTNGILLYHCVHLAAGNHSGEENSSYTAYLVAVCLGSSSVFVDPLLYYYGSSQCRKQFWSVLNYKKTKRAVKLQDV, encoded by the exons ATGTCAGATGAATTCGGTTCAGGGTTGCCAGTTCAAT GTTTTAATACATGCAGTTATTCTACTTACGTAATTCTGTATGCCAAAGAAAAATTTTTTGCCAAGATTTCCACCAACGCTTCTATGGatgtagaagaatacaatgaaacTGCATATGTCTTGAACACATTTGGCATCTCAGATGAAGCTGTTGTCTTCCTCAAAGGCCCGCTGGTCACACATCTCATGCCCTCGTTCtacatcttcatcatcctcattaGTTTGCCCATGAACGCTTTGGCCCTGGTGGCGTTCACCTGTAGGATCCGAGAGAAGAAACCAGCGGTGATCTACATGTCTCACCTGGCGTGTGTGGACCTGCTCTTCACCCTGCTGCTGCCTCTGAAGATCCACTACCAGCTGAACTCTTCAGATTGGGTGTTCGGTGAGGCTCTGTGTCGTGTGATCAGTGCAGCTTACTACTGCTACATGTACTGCTCCATACTGCTGATGATGTGCATGAGTGTGGACCGGCTGCTGGCCGTGGTGTTTCCCATCGCCTCTCTGACCTGGAGGAGCACGAGGAAAgcctcatgtgtgtgtgtgctggtctGGCTGCTGGCGCTCGCTGGTACTGTACCTCTTCTCTTAGTGAGACAAACACTCAACACTGAGAATGTGGGCATCACCTGCCACGATGTGTTGTATCACACACAGCTGTATGTGTACCTGTTCTCCATCCTCTCCTGCCTCTGTTTCTTCTTGCCGCTTGTCGTCACCATAGTGAGTTACTCCACCATCATATATGTGCTCAGTGTAAAGTCTGATCACTTCGCTACATCACCCTCATCTTCAGACAAGCGAAGGAAAGCTGTGATTCTGACTATTGCTGTGCTAATTGTATTTGTCATGTGCTTTGCTCCAACCAATGGCATCCTGTTGTACCACTGTGTTCATTTAGCGGCCGGAAATCACAGCGGGGAGGAAAATTCTTCATACACTGCTTACCTGGTAGCTGTGTGTTTGGGGAGTTCAAGTGTTTTCGTGGACCCTCTGCTGTACTACTATGGGTCATCTCAGTGCAGGAAGCAGTTCTGGTCTGTATTAAactacaaaaagacaaaaagggcAGTAAAGCTTCAAGACGTTTAG